The nucleotide sequence AGAAAACGACATCGCCCATTGGTTCGAGAGCGCCGACACCGCGCCCGAGGATTGTTTCCTTCTCGAATACGAAGGAGCTGACCTGAGCCCGGGGGCTGGCATTGCGGTTCTTGCCATCGACAGGGCCCGCATCGAGGGAGGCGACCGTACCGCATATTTGCCTGATATTGGCGTTGCCCGCGATCATCGCAGGCGAGGCCTCGGCGGGGTGCTTATGGCCGCCATGGTCGGGCGCGCGAAAGAGCAAAATCTTTTGGCCATCGAGCTAATTGTCGATGATCTGGACCCTGCCGCAAAAGCTTTTTACAAAAATATTGGATTCGTTGAGATGGGAAAAATCACGGTCTACGAATGGTAGCCCCGCATCAATCAGCTAAGATACGGGATGCAAGATAATTCTCGATATCATTCCTTGAAATTTCTTCCTGTTTGCTCTCGGTCATGTCGCGAAGCGATACAATACCTTTGTTGATTTCATCCTCGCCCAATACGAGCACATAGCGGGCCCCCGAGCGGTCGGCGCGCTTCATCTGGCTCTTCATGCTCCCGCCCCCGAAAGTGCGATCTGCGCGAAGACCTCGACTACGGAGGGAAGTTGCGAGCGAGAGAGATTCTGCCTCGGCGCCCTCGCCAAGCGCAACGATAAAGACCTCGACAGATGAGCGCTCTTTTCCCTCGCTCTCCACACCCTCGGTAAGCTGAAGGAGGCGCTCCATCCCGATGGCAAAACCGATGGCAGGCGTCGGTGGGCCGCCGAGTTCCTCGATAAGGGTGTCGTAGCGACCGCCTCCGCAGACAGCATTTTGAGCCCCCAGGTTTTCACTCGTTACCTCGAATACCGTCAGACAGTAATAGTCGAGGCCCCGAACAAGCGCCGGGTTTTTCTCGTAGCGAATCCCGGCGCGATCCAGATGCCCGCAAAGGGTGGCCAGGTGATCGCGGCACCGCTCGTTCCAATATTTATCGATGGTCGGCGCGCGGGCAATAATTTCCTTGTGGTCGGGATTCTTGCTGTCAAGAAAGCGGAGCGGGTTCTTTTCGATGCGCTCGGTTATTTCGCTCCCCATGCCAGCGGTTTCTTTTGTCAAATATTCGAGCAGCGCCTTTGAGTAGGTCGGGCGGCACTCGGCGTCCCCAATGTTGTTGAGCTGGAGCGAGAGGCCGGTGAGACCCATAGATTCGAGAAGTTCCATGAGCATTATAATCACCTCGGCATCCAGCGCCGGGTCGTCCGTTCCCATCGCCTCGGCATCTATTTGGTGAAACTGACGAAAGCGGCCCGCCTGGGGGCGCTCGTAGCGGAACATGGGCCCAATGCAAAAGAGCTTGGCCACCCCGGCCTGGGCGTAGAGGCTGTTCTGAACATAGGCGCGGCAA is from Nitrospinaceae bacterium and encodes:
- a CDS encoding histidine--tRNA ligase — its product is MKVAKQKLNAPRGVKDILPEEAGRWNDAERKARDVFARYGYGEIRVPTFERTELFSRGIGDTTDIVSKEMYTFEDKSGDSITLRPEATASICRAYVQNSLYAQAGVAKLFCIGPMFRYERPQAGRFRQFHQIDAEAMGTDDPALDAEVIIMLMELLESMGLTGLSLQLNNIGDAECRPTYSKALLEYLTKETAGMGSEITERIEKNPLRFLDSKNPDHKEIIARAPTIDKYWNERCRDHLATLCGHLDRAGIRYEKNPALVRGLDYYCLTVFEVTSENLGAQNAVCGGGRYDTLIEELGGPPTPAIGFAIGMERLLQLTEGVESEGKERSSVEVFIVALGEGAEAESLSLATSLRSRGLRADRTFGGGSMKSQMKRADRSGARYVLVLGEDEINKGIVSLRDMTESKQEEISRNDIENYLASRILAD